The Marmota flaviventris isolate mMarFla1 chromosome 5, mMarFla1.hap1, whole genome shotgun sequence genome includes the window ctctcgactggcatgtgtgaggcattggtttgatcctcagaaccacataaaaatgtacTATGcccatccacaactaaaatacacacacacacacacacacacacacacatattttaaagccattctattggggctggggatatagctcggtgaTAGGGAGCTTAGCATGATCTggtccagcaccacaaaaatatatacatatataaaactttttctttctggtgttggggattgaatgtaggggggaattctaccactgagctatatacattcccaaccctttttaaaaattttacacaaGGTCTAGCTATGTTGTAGAAGCTGTtgttgaattcaagatcctcctgcctcagcctccctagtagatGGGTTTACAGTCAAGTGCTACCAAGCCCAGCAAGAATCTATGTTCTTAACCGATAAATTGACTTTAAATGTTTGACACAAAGCTGCTACGTAGctaataggaaaaatattataaGCAGGAAGAGTATTATAGTTGATAAACTAGAAAACTATATAGAATATTAACTAAAtactttataatttgtttatatagtgccgcagtccggctgcagccggactgcggcaacatAGTACATAATAGTACATTAATAATATTGTCATATTGTTTATATAAACgtttaaatacatattatatatgtttgtatattcttatatacacatacatatatatttataaacaaggCATGAGGAAACAGAACAACTGGGTTGTGGGCGTGTGCGAAGTGCACGTAAATTTACTGGCATCTGCTTTATCAATTCTAAATACACATGAATCAGCTATACTAAGAGGTATTTTGATCCAAACTCAGAGAATATATGATATGGACTCACCTGAATTAATGCATGATTGTCTTTGGAGAAGACCAAATCACCTGCCAGCAAAAGAGGCTCACTTTTCTCACAGCTCTCCTGACTGATGAGTGTGTCTGCGTAGTTGGGCTGCGGAAAGATCAAATGGCTTTTCCGAGAGTCGGCAGTGAGGGAGACCTCATGCGAATAGGTCTGCAGAAAAGCGCGCACCCCGTCCACGCCCACAAAGTGAGAGGCGGGTACGCCAGCCAATCCATTTCCCGCAGCCTGGAGCTGGCGCAAGGAGTGCCATCGCCTCAGCCTGAGCGCCAGCAACACAATAACAAAGGCCAGGAAGACACAGGACACTGCAGCCACAGCCACCACCAGGTAAAGCGTGAGGCCTGAGGTTTCAGAGTTGGCAGGAGACACTAGAGTGCCCAGATCTGCGAGGACGTCGGGGATGCTGTCGGCCACCACAACTGTGAGCGTTACAGTGGCCGAGAGAGGGGGCCGGCCGTGGTCCTGCACAGCCACCACCAGGCTCTGCTTGAGGGCATCTCTATCCAGCAGTGTCCTTGTAGTGCGCACCTCACCAGTGTGTAGCCCAACGGAGAAAAGCCCTGGCTCGCTGGCCTTCAGCAGGCGGTAAGACAGCCAAGCATTCTGGCCTGAGTCCTTGTCCACTGCTACTACCTTAGTCACTAGGTATCCGGGCTCTGCAGATCGGGGTGCCAGCTCTACCCCAGTGGAGCCATCAGTGGGGAGGGCAGGATACAGGATCTCAGGAGTGTTGTCATTCTGGTCCAGAATGAAGAGGCTCAAAGACACGTTGCTGCTGAATGGAGGTTTCCCACTATCACGTGCCATTACTTGCAGCTGTAGCTCTTGGAATTGTTCATAGTCGAAGGAGTGCAATGCGTACAGAACGCCGGTGTCTGAGTTAATGGAGACATAGGAGGACACGGGTGCCCCTTGGAGGTTGTCCTCAGCCAAGGAATAAGTGACCTGGGCGTTCTCATCACAGTCGGGGTCGTGTGCAGTCACGGAGATGATGGAGGCGCCTCTAGGGTTATTCTCTGGGAGATAGGCAGAGTAGGAGGCCTGAAGGAAGACTGGCGAGTTATCGTTTGTATCTGTTACCTTCAAGGAGATATGAGTTTTAGTTGATAGGGGCAGACTTCCCCTGTCAGTGGCAGTCACCGTGATGTTGTAGCTAGCAACCTGTTCCCGGTCTAAAACTGTGTCTGTGACCAAACTATAGTAATTTCCGTaggatttttctaatttaaaggGCAAATTCCCTTGGATAAAACAGACTACTTGTCCATTTTCCCCAGAGTCTTGGTCATTTACTTTTAGAAGGGCAATTAATGTCCCTCTGGGAGAGTTTTCCGGAATTGAGTTGGTGAGAGAGGTGATGATTATTTCAGGGGCGTTGTCATTTACGTCCAGAACTGTGATCAGGACCTTGGTTCGTGCTGAATATCCTGCATTATCCATTGCTTGCACTTCCATCTCGTAGACACCTGATTCCTCATAGTTCAACTCCCCTATTGTTGATATCGTCCCTAAATTACTATCTAGTTTGAAAACTTGGGACGCCTTATCGTCCACGTACCGGAAGGAATACATCACTTTCCCATTGGCTCCTTCGTCCCGGTCAGTGGCATTTACTAGAAGCAGCTGAGTGCCCACGGCCACATTCTCCGGAACACTCACGTGATACTCGGACTGAGCAAACTCTGGTGCATTGTCGTTTGCATCAACAACTATCACGAGGATGTTCGCGGTGCTGGTGCGGACCGGATCGCCCCCGTCCAAAGCCGTGAGGACCAGGTGGTGTGTGGCCTTTTCTTCTCGATCTAGGGCGTGTTCCAGCACCAATTCCGGATACTTGTTACCGTCTGCTCCGTTTTGCACCTCCAGGGAGAAGTGAGGATTCGGACTGAGCTTGTAGCTCTGCAGAGAGTTCTTCCCGACATCTGGATCCCAAGCGTGGGGAAGGGGGAAGCGCATTCCAGTGGCTGcgttttcactcatttttatttctaattcacTTTCACGGAAGTAGGGAGCGTTATCGTTAATGTCCCTTACTTCTACTTCCACCCCGTATATTTTCACTTTATCCTCTATGAGAATctctagatttaattgacatttgATGGCTCCCATACAAAGTTCTTCGCGGTCTATCCTGCCTGCCGTGAGCAAGCTGCCGCTTCGCGGGTTCAAAGCGAAAAGTTGAGTGCTACCTCCAGAGACGATGCGGATTCCTCCCTCTGCTAGCTCCCGGGGCTCCAGTCCCAGGTCCTTGGAGATGTCGCCCACCTTAGAGCCTTTCTCCAGCTCTTCAGGAATTGAATAGCGTATCAGGGTGCATCCGGCTTCCCAAAGGATCCCTAGGAGAACTCCCAGCAGGACCAGCCCCTTGCCTTCTGGGTGAAGTCTTGCAGAAATCATTGTGTCACTTTCCTCTAGGATTATTTCTAATTCTACCCTTGACACCGAAGTCAGGATCAGCTCTCCTGTCGCCGGATAGTTGAGGCGAGCGGGTGGTGCGAGCTCCTGCGTTCAGTTTCTTCACAAAGATGGTCTGTTTCAATCTATCTGTGCTTGTGTTTTTGGCGCATGCAAGGCGAACAGGATCTCTGCTTTTCTCTCCCTGATTGGTGAACAGCGGCGCTCAGAGTCCTAACCAATTACTGCACAATCTTGGATTCCCGGGAaaggatttttcatttttatacctCAAATAGCTCCATCTACTGTTCGTCAAATAAGGATAGGAATGGAGCCTACTAAACCAATAGTATTTCTTTAAGTAGAAACTTTAGCGaggttattttaatttccttaacaTTTTCCATATAGAACCACTTTAAGATTGTTTTCTGTagctgttttccattttttccaaTCACTTTTAAGAGACTTTGAAGTTtccataaaagtaattttaatctCATGATTTTAATGCACTTGCTTTGAGATCCACACCCCTCAACACATCTATTATGGGAGGAGGCTCCCTAGGAACTTCCTGTTTTGATagtttttgtaataaaataatttaaactttcaGATTCAGCGATAATgtggggcatttttttttcagtagattATTTGGTGTGCCTAAATGGAAGCACTACTTTAACAGTTTGGCATATAACacttaaaatcaaattttcatgATTGTAGGGAAAATTAATAATGAGAAATTGAACACATTATCAGAAACATACCTGGAAGAAGTCAGGTGAACATGTATCAACGCTTTCAGAATTAAATGGAAGTGTTTCAACTTGCACTAACTGGAAATAAAGCTAATACTCTACAATTCTAATAATacattataggggctggggttgtggctcagtggtagagcccttgcctaccatgtgtgaggcactgggtttgattctcagcagcacatataaacaaataaataaataaaggttaatcgataactaataaaaattttaaaataatacattatatttcaaaagaatgtTTTGTGTTCAGAAaatcttattaaaagaaaattagtaatCCAAAGAATGTTATAAACTTACCTTTTACTGGGTAACTGACCTACTTCCAGTTATTGAGAATTACCAGTATTACATTTGGAAACACatcaaaatacaggaaaaaaaaatcctcctaaGAAATAACTGGCTACTATGTTTTCATGAATGTAAATATTTACATTCTGAGGAAAAGCGCTTTTGGAaaggtactaggattgaaccctgggcctcaggcactctacaactgaactacaaTCCAGTCCTTGGTAGTCacaaaataatatcttaaaaattggagggctggggatgtagctcagtggtagagcccttgtccagtatgtgtgaggccctaggttcaatcctcaggaattttaaataagtaaatgttggGAGGGAATTTAGAGTTACCTGTAAAGGAAGATCAGACATAAAACTGACTAGTTAGTGAAATTCCAAGAACCCctagtaaatatgtatatatatctgaatattattatcaaataatattttgatatacCTGAATATTACTATCAATTATTACTgtctttatttctgtaaaaaaaaccTTATGTGTTTCCTCTCAATTtatagttaataaagaaaaagccTTATATCCTCAAGATATTGATCGCTCAAGAAACAcctacagtggcacatgcctataatttcagtgacttgggatgCTGAAGGAGGAAAATGGCATTTTTGTGGCaaagctcagcaacttagctaagtcctaagcaatttagggagaccctgtctcaaaattttaaaaaggatcaaGGATGTAGCACCCTGGGTTAAATtaccagtaccaaacaaacaaaaacaggaaagaacAATAATTAtagttcaatttaaaatatttacatgacaGTAGCATCATAATGCTTACTTCTTacagagtttgttttgttttggttattttttggtgtgtgtgaataaaatattccaaaatgctGGAAGGTTAACTAATCTACAATATTGAGAGTGAGCAAACAAACTTGAAGCAATTACCTGCTTAAGATTTTCTTGCCAAAATATTGGTttgaaaattaaaccaaaccacatacaaataaaggacTCATTGAAACTCACGTGAGTAGGAGCAACAGAGTCAAATTTTATCTTGTTATTCTCCACAGTGACACTTACTGCCAAAGAAGCTTCATTAGAAAGATCTTGTTGGGGGAACATTTCTGGCGTCATAGTGAGAAAATTAAACTCTGTTTTGCGGGAATCCGAAGCAACGTACATATTGTATGAATAAGGCCAAGTTCCCTCATTGTAGTTGAGAGAAACGCTTGGCCTAGTCTGAGAACAGAGATCATAGTGAAAGCAACCCCAGGAAGCAGAACTGGAGGAGTGACCCAGGCGCAAGGCAATAGCCAGAATCACTGCCAGGAGGAAGAGCACTGAGATCAAGCCCAAGGCCACCACCAGGTAAAACTGCAACTCATCTTGGGGGTCTGAGGGCACAGGGCGGTCACTGAGGTCTGGCAGTGCCTCCTGCAGGCTGTCAGCAAAGACCAGGAGAAGAGTGGCTGTTGCCGAAAGAGGTGGCTGTCCACCATCACGCACAGCGACCACCAGGCGCTGGCGAGTCGCGTCCTTGTCGCTCAAGGCGCGAGCTGTGCGCACCTCGCCGGTGCGCAGCCCCAGGCTGAAGAGTCCGGGATCGCTGGCCTGCAGCACGTGGTAGGACAACCAGGCATTGTGTCCAGAGTCAGCGTCCACCGCCACCACCTTGGTGACCAGGTAGCCCGGCTCCGCGGCACGCGGCACAGTGTCGAAGAGCGCAGAGCCGTCGGGAGCGAGCGCGGGGTAGAGCACCCGCGGCGCGTTGTCATTGCGGTCGCCTACCAACACGCGCAGGCTCACGTTGGCGCTGAGCGCGGGCGAGCCGTGGTCATGAGCCTGAAGCGTCAGTTCAAAGGAACGTAGCTGCTCGTGGTCGAAGGCTCGCTGTGCGAACACCACGCCGCTCCGTTCGCTCACAGACACGTAGGATAACAATGCCCGAGGCTCCAGATCGCTGGCCGCGATGGAGTAGGAGACTTGGCCATTGGACCCCAAATCTGGGTCGGAGGCACTGACTTGAGCGATGGAAGATCCTGGAGGGTTGTTTTCAGCCACGTGCACCATGTAGGAGGCCTGCTGAAAAACTGGAGCATTGTCGTTGACGTCGCCAATGTGTAGGGTGATACTTGTGCTGGAGGAAAGGGGCGGTTTGCCCTTGTCGGTAGCAGTGATGGTGACATTGTATTCTGGGGTCTTCTCCCGGTCCAGGGTCCCATCTGTTACAAGTTTGTAGTAATTATTGGCGGAAGATTCAATTCTAAAAGGAAGTTTTTCTTTCATGAGGCATGTGACTTCCCCATTTTCTCCTGAATCTTTGTCATGTGTTTTGAACAGAGCAATCACGGTGCCTGGCTTTGTGTCCTCGGTTATGGAACTGGACACTGACGTAAAAACCACATCTGGAGCATTGTCATTCTCATCTAGAATTTCTAGTATAATTTTACATTCTGTGGCCATGCCTCCACCGTCCTTGGCTTCTATGCTTATGGTATAATGGCTACTGATTTCAAAGTCTATAGGGTCTTTGGATATAATTTCTCCATTTTGATGGTCTAGCATAAACTTATTTCCAATATTATGTCCTAGCGATTTGAAGGAGTAGGTGATCTCTGCATTGATGCCCTCATCTTGGTCGGTGGCTGTCACCTTCAGCACAGAGGTGCCTGGGGGCATGTTCTCTTTAAGGCTGACTTTGTACATATCCTGGTTGAACACTGGTGGGTTATCATTGGCATCAATGACCTTGATTTGAATTTGAGTTGTGCCAGTCAGGACTGGGTCTCCCCCATCCACTGCTGTCAGGACCAGGAGATGGGAGCTCTGTTGTTCCCGATCCAGGGGCTTTTCCAACACTAATTCAGGGGCAATTTTGTCTTCCAACTTGCCCTTCACCATCAAAGAGAAATGTTCGTTAGAGCTGAGCTGGTAATCCTGGAGAGAGTGAGGTCCTACATCTGCATCTATAGCAGATTCCAGGCCAAACCGGGTCCCCAGAATTGCAAGTTCATTGATTTGTAGAACAATGCTGCTCTGGGGGAAGTTGGGTGGATTATCATTTATATCCTCTATCATCACGTTTATGTGAAAAACATTTAGAGGATTTTCTGCTACAATCTCTAAGGGCACAACACACAGGGAATTCTGGGAGCAGAGCAACTCCCGATCTATTCTTTCACTCACAAGTATATTCCCATTCTCAGTGTTTATAGTAAAGTATTTTTCCTCTGCGCCAATTCTAAGGTTGCGGGTCAGTAAATCCTGAAAATTCAGCCCCAGGTCCTCAGCCAGGTTCCCCACCACCGAGCCCCTGGCCATTTCTTCTGGAATAGAATAGTGGATTTGCTTCCCAAGAGCTGCGCAGAACAAAGGCAGCAGGAAAGGAAAGAGTACTTGCCGATAGAGGGTCCTGCTCCTTTTCTTCGCCCTATATTCCATTCTTCGTGTTGTTGCAGCCTCGATGTTAAGATAAGATGCTTcacaatttgcttttaaaatatttatttccactGCAGAGAAAACCCAATGCTCCTAGTTTGAGTGTATCCCAATCTCAACGGATTCTTgcctaaaagaaaacacaagtcCCGGCCACTCTCCTTTCACCCTGGCTTCTGTGACTACGCAGAATACCACTCTGGGTGGATCTCAGGATCCAGCTCTTGCAGCAAATTGGCCAACAGCGACACTCAGAGTCTATTTAGAAAACAGCAGTCAGAAGCCTTTGCAAATTTAATGGGATTTGGTATTCCAACAGATAAATTAGATTGATATATAGGGAACTTGCTGAATTTTGGATGTGTTTATTTTCCAGTGTTTATTATCAAAGAAGGTTTCTTGGAGATGGGCTTATACAGTAGAGATATAGGCTCATATAGTAATAAGAGGTTAACAGTTGGTCTTTTTCTAATCAGAGGAAATGCACATGTTGGAAGAGAATGAggcaaaatattttctccaaatgaatGAACGACTGAGATACTCACAACACTCCAGCATTTTTCTTGACTTCAAGACTAATTTAGGCATCTGTCAGAAGAATTCCCTTTCTACAATTGATCCCTTCCCCGAACACTAGGTACTCAACTAACAGTTAATTACATTAAGGCCAACtcctaaatgtaaacataaactTGAAAGGGAACATTAATgtacaaatatttagaaattatgtgAGAATACTGAATTTAACTGATGATGAAAATGA containing:
- the LOC114086611 gene encoding protocadherin gamma-A12 isoform X5, coding for MISARLHPEGKGLVLLGVLLGILWEAGCTLIRYSIPEELEKGSKVGDISKDLGLEPRELAEGGIRIVSGGSTQLFALNPRSGSLLTAGRIDREELCMGAIKCQLNLEILIEDKVKIYGVEVEVRDINDNAPYFRESELEIKMSENAATGMRFPLPHAWDPDVGKNSLQSYKLSPNPHFSLEVQNGADGNKYPELVLEHALDREEKATHHLVLTALDGGDPVRTSTANILVIVVDANDNAPEFAQSEYHVSVPENVAVGTQLLLVNATDRDEGANGKVMYSFRYVDDKASQVFKLDSNLGTISTIGELNYEESGVYEMEVQAMDNAGYSARTKVLITVLDVNDNAPEIIITSLTNSIPENSPRGTLIALLKVNDQDSGENGQVVCFIQGNLPFKLEKSYGNYYSLVTDTVLDREQVASYNITVTATDRGSLPLSTKTHISLKVTDTNDNSPVFLQASYSAYLPENNPRGASIISVTAHDPDCDENAQVTYSLAEDNLQGAPVSSYVSINSDTGVLYALHSFDYEQFQELQLQVMARDSGKPPFSSNVSLSLFILDQNDNTPEILYPALPTDGSTGVELAPRSAEPGYLVTKVVAVDKDSGQNAWLSYRLLKASEPGLFSVGLHTGEVRTTRTLLDRDALKQSLVVAVQDHGRPPLSATVTLTVVVADSIPDVLADLGTLVSPANSETSGLTLYLVVAVAAVSCVFLAFVIVLLALRLRRWHSLRQLQAAGNGLAGVPASHFVGVDGVRAFLQTYSHEVSLTADSRKSHLIFPQPNYADTLISQESCEKSEPLLLAGDLVFSKDNHALIQQAPPNTDWRFSQAQRPGTSGSQNGDETGTWPNNQFDTEMLQAMILASASEAADGSSTLGGGAGTMGLSARYGPQFTLQHVPDYRQNVYIPGSNATLTNAPGKRDGKTPAGGNGNKKKSGKKEKK
- the LOC114086611 gene encoding protocadherin gamma-B2 isoform X11; the protein is MEYRAKKRSRTLYRQVLFPFLLPLFCAALGKQIHYSIPEEMARGSVVGNLAEDLGLNFQDLLTRNLRIGAEEKYFTINTENGNILVSERIDRELLCSQNSLCVVPLEIVAENPLNVFHINVMIEDINDNPPNFPQSSIVLQINELAILGTRFGLESAIDADVGPHSLQDYQLSSNEHFSLMVKGKLEDKIAPELVLEKPLDREQQSSHLLVLTAVDGGDPVLTGTTQIQIKVIDANDNPPVFNQDMYKVSLKENMPPGTSVLKVTATDQDEGINAEITYSFKSLGHNIGNKFMLDHQNGEIISKDPIDFEISSHYTISIEAKDGGGMATECKIILEILDENDNAPDVVFTSVSSSITEDTKPGTVIALFKTHDKDSGENGEVTCLMKEKLPFRIESSANNYYKLVTDGTLDREKTPEYNVTITATDKGKPPLSSSTSITLHIGDVNDNAPVFQQASYMVHVAENNPPGSSIAQVSASDPDLGSNGQVSYSIAASDLEPRALLSYVSVSERSGVVFAQRAFDHEQLRSFELTLQAHDHGSPALSANVSLRVLVGDRNDNAPRVLYPALAPDGSALFDTVPRAAEPGYLVTKVVAVDADSGHNAWLSYHVLQASDPGLFSLGLRTGEVRTARALSDKDATRQRLVVAVRDGGQPPLSATATLLLVFADSLQEALPDLSDRPVPSDPQDELQFYLVVALGLISVLFLLAVILAIALRLGHSSSSASWGCFHYDLCSQTRPSVSLNYNEGTWPYSYNMYVASDSRKTEFNFLTMTPEMFPQQDLSNEASLAVSVTVENNKIKFDSVAPTHQAPPNTDWRFSQAQRPGTSGSQNGDETGTWPNNQFDTEMLQAMILASASEAADGSSTLGGGAGTMGLSARYGPQFTLQHVPDYRQNVYIPGSNATLTNAPGKRDGKTPAGGNGNKKKSGKKEKK
- the LOC114086611 gene encoding protocadherin gamma-B2 isoform X16 encodes the protein MEYRAKKRSRTLYRQVLFPFLLPLFCAALGKQIHYSIPEEMARGSVVGNLAEDLGLNFQDLLTRNLRIGAEEKYFTINTENGNILVSERIDRELLCSQNSLCVVPLEIVAENPLNVFHINVMIEDINDNPPNFPQSSIVLQINELAILGTRFGLESAIDADVGPHSLQDYQLSSNEHFSLMVKGKLEDKIAPELVLEKPLDREQQSSHLLVLTAVDGGDPVLTGTTQIQIKVIDANDNPPVFNQDMYKVSLKENMPPGTSVLKVTATDQDEGINAEITYSFKSLGHNIGNKFMLDHQNGEIISKDPIDFEISSHYTISIEAKDGGGMATECKIILEILDENDNAPDVVFTSVSSSITEDTKPGTVIALFKTHDKDSGENGEVTCLMKEKLPFRIESSANNYYKLVTDGTLDREKTPEYNVTITATDKGKPPLSSSTSITLHIGDVNDNAPVFQQASYMVHVAENNPPGSSIAQVSASDPDLGSNGQVSYSIAASDLEPRALLSYVSVSERSGVVFAQRAFDHEQLRSFELTLQAHDHGSPALSANVSLRVLVGDRNDNAPRVLYPALAPDGSALFDTVPRAAEPGYLVTKVVAVDADSGHNAWLSYHVLQASDPGLFSLGLRTGEVRTARALSDKDATRQRLVVAVRDGGQPPLSATATLLLVFADSLQEALPDLSDRPVPSDPQDELQFYLVVALGLISVLFLLAVILAIALRLGHSSSSASWGCFHYDLCSQTRPSVSLNYNEGTWPYSYNMYVASDSRKTEFNFLTMTPEMFPQQDLSNEASLAQAPPNTDWRFSQAQRPGTSGSQNGDETGTWPNNQFDTEMLQAMILASASEAADGSSTLGGGAGTMGLSARYGPQFTLQHVPDYRQNVYIPGSNATLTNAPGKRDGKTPAGGNGNKKKSGKKEKK